The following are encoded together in the Pseudoalteromonas piscicida genome:
- a CDS encoding AraC family transcriptional regulator, with protein sequence MPSSSSKQTTFPWRIQPKYKRFLKPTLGRPILPRAVKKAEWEHVQQHQHEWGQLAYTSNGVITIVTPEGTFVIPPDQALWLPPNLPHETYCRYGGDFRSVYIDNKYTELLGNKAKLIAVDELLKQFILEICTWQEDYHLDDKTERFIDVFIDRLTSAATCHFFIPSAQDARILPIVTELHTNPGCKISLETWSEQVGASTRTLNRLFHKCFMMGFSDWRQKLRAIKAIELLKDGYSQQQAAEYLGFESTAAFSNAFKKVFGKPPGQYLKK encoded by the coding sequence ATGCCAAGTTCTTCATCAAAACAGACAACCTTTCCTTGGCGTATTCAGCCCAAATATAAACGCTTCTTAAAACCAACACTTGGCCGACCAATCCTGCCAAGAGCGGTAAAAAAAGCGGAATGGGAGCATGTTCAGCAACACCAACATGAGTGGGGTCAACTTGCATATACAAGTAATGGAGTTATTACAATAGTGACTCCAGAAGGCACATTCGTGATCCCTCCTGACCAAGCATTATGGCTTCCACCAAACCTCCCTCACGAAACATACTGCCGCTACGGTGGAGATTTTCGTAGTGTCTATATCGACAATAAATACACCGAGTTGTTAGGGAATAAAGCGAAGCTAATTGCGGTAGATGAACTACTGAAGCAATTTATTCTGGAGATCTGTACTTGGCAGGAAGATTACCATTTAGATGACAAAACCGAGCGATTTATCGATGTCTTTATTGATAGATTAACGTCAGCTGCAACGTGCCACTTTTTTATTCCAAGTGCACAGGATGCTAGGATTTTACCCATTGTGACCGAGCTACATACAAATCCAGGATGCAAAATAAGTTTAGAAACATGGAGTGAACAAGTCGGCGCTTCAACCCGTACTCTCAACCGTCTATTTCATAAATGCTTTATGATGGGGTTCAGTGATTGGCGGCAAAAATTAAGAGCTATCAAAGCGATTGAGCTTTTGAAAGATGGATATTCTCAGCAACAAGCAGCTGAATATTTGGGTTTTGAGTCTACTGCCGCATTTAGCAATG
- a CDS encoding MFS transporter, whose protein sequence is MKNTSQGWQSPFNFLVLATIVMAVTFAGWMAMLNNFAIEAANFNGANMGMLQSLREIPGFLAFTAVFVLLVLKEQTFALISLCLLSLGVAITGLLPTIYGLYVTTVLMSIGFHYFETLNQSLSLQWFNKDEAPAKLGILLSIKSIASLITYAVIWLGFSYFSADYQWMYLLIGGVGFVIALFMFIGFPAFEMHTTQHKKLILRKEYGLYYALIFFSGARRQIFMVFAGFLMVEKFGFDVAQITALYMLNHLINIFIAPKIGQMIGHIGERKTLTMEYVGLIFVFIGYALVESASFAAALYVIDHLFFAMAIALKTYFQKIARPEDIAATAGVSFTINHIAAVVIPASFGLVWLYDQSLVFYFGAVLAVCSLVLSQFVNTANVQDKLAKPV, encoded by the coding sequence ATGAAGAATACTTCTCAAGGATGGCAAAGTCCTTTTAATTTCTTAGTGCTCGCTACCATTGTTATGGCCGTTACGTTCGCAGGCTGGATGGCCATGCTCAATAACTTTGCGATTGAAGCCGCAAACTTTAATGGCGCTAATATGGGAATGTTGCAATCCCTGCGTGAGATCCCCGGGTTTTTAGCGTTTACAGCGGTATTTGTTTTATTGGTGTTAAAGGAGCAGACCTTCGCACTGATCAGTTTATGTTTGTTATCGCTTGGCGTCGCCATTACGGGCTTGTTGCCTACTATTTATGGTTTGTATGTAACTACAGTGTTAATGTCGATAGGTTTTCACTATTTCGAGACGCTGAATCAATCTCTCAGTTTACAATGGTTCAATAAAGATGAGGCACCGGCCAAACTAGGTATCTTGCTCTCTATTAAATCCATCGCTTCTCTGATCACCTATGCGGTAATATGGCTAGGTTTTAGCTACTTTTCTGCGGACTATCAGTGGATGTATCTGCTCATTGGAGGGGTTGGCTTTGTCATTGCGCTATTTATGTTTATCGGCTTTCCAGCCTTTGAAATGCATACTACGCAGCATAAAAAGCTCATTTTGAGAAAAGAGTACGGCCTATATTACGCCTTAATTTTCTTCTCGGGTGCGAGACGACAAATATTTATGGTGTTTGCGGGTTTCTTAATGGTGGAAAAGTTTGGTTTTGATGTTGCACAGATCACCGCGCTTTATATGTTGAATCATTTGATAAACATATTTATCGCCCCCAAGATTGGTCAAATGATTGGGCATATTGGTGAGCGTAAAACACTGACAATGGAATATGTGGGACTAATTTTTGTATTTATTGGTTATGCATTAGTAGAGTCAGCAAGCTTTGCAGCAGCGCTTTATGTCATCGACCATCTGTTTTTTGCGATGGCCATTGCACTTAAAACTTATTTTCAAAAAATTGCTCGGCCAGAAGATATCGCAGCAACAGCTGGGGTTAGCTTTACCATTAACCATATTGCAGCAGTAGTGATCCCTGCAAGCTTTGGCTTAGTATGGTTATACGATCAATCCTTAGTATTTTACTTTGGTGCTGTACTTGCGGTGTGCTCATTGGTGTTGAGCCAGTTTGTGAATACAGCAAATGTGCAGGATAAGCTGGCTAAACCCGTGTGA
- a CDS encoding XRE family transcriptional regulator: MSTAFSRRFITLVEQFAGGNKRQFAQLTGKSPSHIYRICRGLSRPSMIYLEHLYSLFAIDLNWLLTGEQPLDKPQGQFKDELTLIPKLDIEASAGMGSVIGHEEVTEQFALNRRWLNSHLGVYSEKLAFVSIRGDSMQPTLLDGDMVLVDLSQNQPSKDAVYIIQTEEGLMAKRLQQKHSQLKVISDNPDYPSWEITTDNADSHGIAGRVVWCGRSI; the protein is encoded by the coding sequence ATGAGTACGGCATTTTCAAGACGATTTATAACCTTAGTCGAGCAATTTGCAGGCGGCAATAAGCGCCAATTTGCCCAGCTAACAGGTAAATCCCCTTCCCATATTTACCGTATTTGTCGCGGCTTAAGTCGCCCTTCAATGATATATCTTGAGCACCTTTATAGCCTATTTGCCATTGATCTGAACTGGTTACTTACCGGTGAACAACCCTTAGATAAACCACAAGGTCAGTTTAAAGATGAACTTACCCTCATACCTAAACTTGATATTGAGGCCAGTGCAGGTATGGGTAGTGTAATTGGTCATGAAGAAGTCACCGAGCAGTTTGCACTCAACCGTCGTTGGCTAAACTCCCATCTTGGCGTGTATTCAGAGAAGCTCGCCTTTGTCTCTATCCGTGGTGATAGTATGCAGCCCACGTTGCTAGACGGCGACATGGTGCTCGTTGACCTTTCACAGAATCAACCCAGTAAAGATGCGGTTTATATCATTCAAACGGAAGAGGGGCTAATGGCTAAGCGATTGCAACAAAAGCACTCTCAGCTCAAAGTGATCAGTGATAACCCCGATTACCCGAGCTGGGAGATCACCACTGATAATGCCGACAGTCACGGCATTGCAGGGCGTGTTGTTTGGTGTGGTCGCAGTATCTAA
- a CDS encoding glycosyl hydrolase family 18 protein has product MKYTNLLIALPLLGAMEVALAVDCSNLTQWQSQQVYTGGDAVTYQSTKYTAKWWTQNQNPAQNSNTYGVWQANGGCDPVTPLPQVSVTSPSSNARVLVGSSVSLAAAVSHPQNTAIDSVEFYLDGTLVASDNSAPYEVMWQAQGLGNRALTVYATDVSGARGESSAVNFSVVSDEVPPGDPNFKIVGYFPSWQGAVSDIQFDKLTHINYSFLLPNADGTLRPLENLSKMTALVNSAHANNVKVGIAIGGWNGGDDSAFETFASSQQGRARFVQEVIAFVEQHNLDGVDMDWEYPDPGASANNYALLMKELSVELRARGKFLTAAVVALGYTGGGVLESVFQDIDFLNLMAYDANNTDHASMQYAKDSIAYWQGRGLSKEKTVLGVPFYARPTWKAYRTLLQENPANACRDSDGSSYYNGIPTIRAKTQYAKLNAGGIMNWELSHDSNGPASLLTAKWEVANGVTPSYQCQ; this is encoded by the coding sequence ATGAAATATACAAATTTATTAATTGCACTTCCGCTCTTGGGCGCGATGGAAGTTGCACTAGCGGTAGACTGTAGCAACTTAACGCAATGGCAATCACAGCAAGTATATACAGGTGGCGACGCAGTCACTTATCAATCAACTAAATACACCGCGAAATGGTGGACGCAAAACCAAAACCCTGCCCAAAATTCCAATACTTATGGTGTCTGGCAAGCCAATGGCGGTTGTGATCCGGTAACGCCATTGCCCCAAGTTTCGGTTACCTCTCCAAGCAGTAACGCACGAGTGTTAGTGGGTTCATCAGTTAGCCTAGCGGCGGCAGTAAGCCATCCGCAAAACACAGCAATCGACAGTGTTGAATTCTATCTCGATGGCACGCTTGTCGCCTCTGACAACAGTGCGCCTTATGAGGTGATGTGGCAAGCGCAGGGGCTAGGTAATCGCGCATTAACTGTCTATGCAACTGATGTATCTGGGGCACGAGGTGAATCGAGTGCGGTGAACTTCAGTGTTGTGTCTGACGAGGTTCCTCCTGGCGACCCTAATTTTAAAATTGTCGGCTATTTCCCAAGTTGGCAGGGGGCAGTGAGTGATATTCAGTTTGATAAACTCACCCATATCAATTACTCATTTTTACTACCCAATGCAGATGGCACACTGAGACCGCTTGAAAATTTAAGCAAAATGACAGCGCTAGTAAATTCGGCCCATGCCAACAATGTAAAGGTGGGGATTGCCATTGGTGGCTGGAACGGGGGTGACGATAGTGCATTCGAGACATTCGCCAGTTCACAGCAAGGTAGAGCCCGTTTCGTGCAAGAGGTCATTGCGTTTGTAGAGCAGCATAATCTAGATGGCGTTGATATGGATTGGGAATATCCAGATCCCGGTGCTTCGGCAAATAACTATGCATTACTGATGAAGGAACTAAGCGTTGAGTTACGCGCCAGAGGTAAATTTTTGACGGCTGCCGTGGTGGCGCTTGGCTATACCGGTGGTGGCGTGTTGGAATCTGTATTCCAAGATATCGACTTTTTAAATTTGATGGCGTACGACGCGAACAATACTGATCATGCTTCTATGCAATATGCCAAAGATTCTATTGCTTACTGGCAAGGTCGTGGGCTCAGTAAAGAAAAAACGGTATTGGGCGTACCATTTTACGCAAGACCTACTTGGAAAGCGTATCGCACCTTACTACAAGAGAACCCTGCTAATGCCTGTCGCGATAGTGATGGTAGCAGCTACTACAATGGTATCCCGACGATCCGCGCAAAAACGCAGTACGCTAAGCTCAATGCCGGTGGCATTATGAATTGGGAGCTATCCCATGACAGTAATGGCCCTGCGTCGTTATTAACAGCGAAATGGGAAGTTGCTAATGGTGTAACACCAAGCTATCAATGTCAGTAA
- a CDS encoding glycoside hydrolase family 97 protein → MSLSLIGLSWFTTTSFAASLAVSSPDGKITFTLSDDNSQPTYQVSFNDKTIIQPSKLGFDFARAASMRDGLNITTHQRYSVDSSWQQPWGEARVIQDKHNELAVTFTKQTDKSPQYIVRVKVFDDGVGFRYEVAQNQALYITRELTEFAFAQSDKSTAWWIPARGWNRYEYVYNTTPLHDAPHVHTPFTLKNQDGVHISVHEAALIDYAGMTLNQRRPGTFVADLTPWSDGVAVKTNGKFNTPWRTLQIGDEATDLLNSHLILNLNEPNKLGDVSWVEPGKYIGIWWGMHINKNTWGSGDKHGATTARTKEYLSFAADNGFDGVLVEGWNIGWDGDWFFNGDVFSFTDAYADFNIDEIAKHGEKVGARLIGHHETSGNVSNYRNQMEAAFALYEKAGVRQVKTGYVADGGNIKRIDAEGNARFEWHDGQFMANEYLDNIKLAAKHKISINTHEPIKDTGLRRTYPNWIAREGARGQEFNAWGTPPNPPEHVPMLAFTRMLAGPMDFTPGIFDMGFNGLGDKTNRPQTTLAKQLALYVVLYSPIQMAADLPENYLAKPDAFQFIKDVPTDWESSIALAGEVGDYVVFARKERKYKQYSGNDWFLGAVTDEEAREIPIALDFLEPGKAFEAQIYADGDRAEWKQNPYEMNIYRQKVTSNDKLTLKLAAGGGAAIRFKAL, encoded by the coding sequence ATGTCACTTTCCCTGATCGGATTAAGCTGGTTTACAACTACGAGCTTTGCCGCATCTTTAGCTGTGAGCTCGCCAGATGGCAAAATCACTTTTACTTTGAGTGATGATAACAGCCAGCCGACCTACCAAGTCAGCTTTAACGACAAAACCATTATTCAACCGTCTAAACTTGGTTTTGATTTCGCCAGAGCTGCATCGATGCGTGATGGCTTAAATATCACAACACATCAGCGCTATAGCGTCGATAGCAGTTGGCAACAGCCCTGGGGCGAAGCCCGAGTGATCCAAGATAAACACAATGAGCTTGCTGTCACTTTTACCAAGCAGACGGACAAGTCGCCGCAATATATTGTACGGGTAAAAGTATTTGATGATGGTGTCGGCTTCCGTTATGAGGTTGCCCAAAATCAAGCGCTTTATATCACCAGAGAGTTAACCGAGTTCGCCTTTGCACAAAGCGATAAAAGTACCGCGTGGTGGATCCCCGCTCGTGGCTGGAATCGCTATGAATATGTATACAACACCACACCACTGCACGATGCCCCACATGTGCACACCCCGTTTACCTTAAAGAATCAAGACGGGGTTCATATCAGTGTGCATGAAGCGGCCCTAATTGACTATGCGGGTATGACCTTAAACCAGCGTCGCCCAGGAACATTTGTTGCTGATCTGACACCTTGGTCAGATGGCGTTGCGGTCAAAACCAATGGTAAGTTCAATACACCTTGGCGCACCCTGCAAATAGGCGATGAAGCCACCGACTTGCTTAACTCTCATCTTATTTTAAACCTCAACGAACCAAATAAGCTCGGTGATGTATCCTGGGTTGAGCCGGGTAAATACATCGGTATTTGGTGGGGCATGCACATCAACAAAAATACTTGGGGCAGCGGCGATAAGCATGGGGCGACTACGGCGCGCACTAAAGAATATTTGAGCTTTGCCGCTGACAATGGCTTTGATGGCGTGTTGGTTGAAGGGTGGAATATAGGCTGGGATGGCGACTGGTTCTTCAACGGTGATGTCTTTAGCTTTACCGACGCCTATGCTGACTTTAATATTGACGAAATAGCCAAGCACGGAGAAAAAGTAGGTGCACGCCTAATTGGTCATCACGAGACGTCTGGTAACGTCAGCAACTATCGTAATCAAATGGAGGCGGCTTTCGCACTCTACGAAAAAGCAGGCGTTCGCCAAGTTAAAACCGGTTACGTAGCCGATGGCGGCAACATCAAACGCATTGATGCCGAGGGCAATGCCAGATTCGAATGGCACGACGGTCAATTTATGGCAAATGAGTACTTAGACAACATCAAACTCGCAGCCAAACACAAGATCAGTATCAATACACATGAACCAATCAAAGATACCGGCCTGCGTCGTACCTATCCAAACTGGATTGCGAGAGAAGGGGCAAGAGGGCAAGAGTTTAACGCATGGGGCACACCACCAAACCCTCCGGAGCACGTGCCAATGCTTGCCTTTACGCGCATGTTAGCAGGACCTATGGACTTTACTCCGGGCATATTTGACATGGGCTTTAACGGCCTTGGCGATAAAACCAACCGCCCACAAACCACCCTAGCCAAGCAATTAGCGCTTTATGTTGTGCTTTATAGCCCAATTCAAATGGCGGCCGATTTACCAGAAAATTACCTCGCCAAGCCAGATGCCTTCCAGTTTATCAAAGACGTCCCCACTGACTGGGAAAGCAGTATCGCCCTTGCAGGAGAAGTGGGAGATTATGTTGTTTTTGCCAGAAAGGAGCGCAAATATAAACAATATAGTGGCAATGACTGGTTCTTGGGTGCTGTGACTGACGAGGAAGCGAGAGAAATTCCTATTGCTTTAGATTTCCTGGAGCCAGGTAAAGCCTTCGAAGCACAAATCTACGCGGACGGTGATAGAGCCGAATGGAAACAAAACCCTTACGAGATGAATATTTATCGTCAAAAGGTCACGAGTAATGACAAGCTGACGTTAAAACTAGCTGCCGGCGGCGGTGCCGCCATTCGCTTTAAAGCGCTTTAA
- a CDS encoding methylamine utilization protein: protein MLNLTIFGRIAVVLAMLQTCLVNALEVQIVDGDKRPLANAAVWLQGDGFGENSATLEYKMGQKDKAFVPHILMVQVGTQVSFPNLDPILHHVYSFSAAKPFELKLYRDDPKYVLFDQIGVVELGCNIHDWMLGYIVVVNSPLFAVTDSSGKVSIDLNIDQVGALNLNVWHERFENIDKIEQHSLSAVNNTQAITYQIKQTLVAPLKDFSDDFDDY from the coding sequence ATGCTAAACCTAACGATTTTTGGGCGTATTGCTGTTGTGCTGGCAATGCTACAAACCTGTCTAGTCAATGCCCTTGAAGTACAAATTGTCGATGGTGATAAACGGCCACTAGCGAATGCAGCTGTGTGGTTGCAAGGGGATGGTTTTGGTGAAAATAGTGCCACGCTAGAATATAAAATGGGGCAAAAGGATAAAGCATTTGTACCACATATTTTGATGGTGCAAGTAGGGACACAAGTCTCATTTCCGAATTTAGATCCCATTCTGCACCACGTCTATTCCTTCTCTGCTGCAAAGCCGTTCGAGCTCAAGTTGTATCGTGATGACCCAAAATACGTATTATTTGATCAAATAGGTGTAGTTGAGCTTGGCTGCAATATTCACGATTGGATGCTAGGTTATATCGTAGTTGTAAATAGCCCATTATTTGCGGTGACGGATAGCAGCGGTAAAGTATCGATCGACCTAAATATTGATCAAGTCGGCGCACTGAATCTGAATGTGTGGCATGAAAGATTCGAAAATATAGACAAAATAGAACAGCATTCGCTTTCCGCTGTGAACAACACTCAAGCAATTACCTATCAAATTAAGCAAACACTGGTTGCTCCACTTAAGGACTTCTCCGATGACTTCGATGATTACTAA
- the sthA gene encoding Si-specific NAD(P)(+) transhydrogenase gives MSKKAAEKTETVPQSYQYDAIIIGTGPGGEGAAMNLSKSGKKVAVIERQHAVGGGCVHWGTIPSKALRHSVSRLIEYKANPLYRFTERPQRHTFQDILHHASDVISKQSTLRSSFYGRNRIHLFQGDASFVDAHTVQVTHQDGSQELLTAKTIVIATGSRPYRPPGVDFNHPRVYDSDTILSLEHNPQRVLIYGAGVIGCEYASIFKGLGAKVDLINTRDRLLAFMDAEISDALSYHFWNNGIVIRHNEEFAKVETHDKGVIVHLQSGKKVRADCILWANGRSGNTETLNLTSVGLKADSRGQLKVNEHYQTEVENIFAVGDVIGYPSLASAAFDQGRIAANAIVHGACDDRLITDIPTGIYTIPEMSSVGKTEQELTAARIPYEVGRAQFKHLARAQITGTEVGSLKILFHAETKEILGIHCFGERASEIIHIGQAIMEQKGTGNNIEYFINTTFNYPTMAEAYRVAALNGINRLLD, from the coding sequence GTGAGCAAAAAAGCTGCAGAGAAAACCGAAACTGTTCCACAATCCTATCAATACGATGCCATTATTATAGGCACTGGGCCCGGCGGCGAAGGCGCCGCCATGAACCTCTCAAAAAGTGGTAAAAAAGTTGCCGTTATCGAACGTCAGCATGCGGTGGGCGGTGGCTGTGTTCACTGGGGCACCATTCCTTCTAAAGCCCTTCGCCATTCTGTCAGTCGTTTAATTGAGTATAAAGCGAACCCGCTTTATCGTTTTACCGAGCGCCCACAGCGTCATACCTTTCAAGACATTTTGCACCATGCCAGTGATGTGATCTCAAAACAGTCAACATTACGTTCTAGCTTCTATGGCCGTAACCGCATTCACTTATTTCAAGGCGATGCCAGTTTTGTTGACGCGCATACGGTACAAGTCACTCATCAAGATGGTTCGCAAGAGTTACTCACCGCTAAAACTATTGTGATTGCCACAGGCTCGCGTCCATACCGCCCACCAGGCGTTGATTTTAACCACCCTCGCGTCTACGACAGCGACACTATTTTAAGCCTTGAGCATAATCCTCAACGCGTGCTGATATACGGCGCGGGGGTAATAGGCTGTGAATATGCCTCAATCTTTAAAGGGCTTGGCGCAAAGGTAGACCTTATCAACACCCGCGACCGCTTATTGGCCTTCATGGATGCCGAGATCTCTGACGCACTCAGTTATCACTTTTGGAATAATGGCATTGTTATTCGCCATAATGAGGAGTTTGCTAAAGTAGAGACCCATGATAAAGGGGTTATTGTGCATCTACAGTCTGGCAAGAAAGTGCGCGCTGACTGTATTTTGTGGGCCAATGGTCGCTCCGGTAATACAGAAACACTCAACCTTACAAGCGTAGGTCTAAAAGCTGATAGCCGCGGCCAGCTTAAAGTCAACGAACACTATCAAACCGAAGTGGAAAACATTTTCGCAGTTGGAGATGTGATTGGCTATCCAAGCCTAGCCAGCGCAGCGTTCGATCAAGGCCGTATTGCGGCCAATGCGATTGTGCACGGTGCCTGTGATGATCGTTTGATAACCGACATCCCAACTGGCATTTACACCATTCCAGAAATGAGCTCTGTTGGTAAAACCGAGCAAGAGCTTACCGCTGCGCGCATTCCCTATGAAGTGGGTCGCGCCCAGTTTAAACACTTGGCTCGGGCACAGATCACAGGCACTGAAGTCGGTAGCTTGAAAATTTTGTTCCATGCAGAAACCAAAGAAATATTAGGTATTCACTGCTTTGGTGAACGTGCATCCGAGATCATCCATATCGGCCAAGCCATTATGGAACAAAAAGGGACGGGTAATAACATCGAGTACTTTATTAATACTACCTTTAACTATCCAACAATGGCCGAAGCCTATCGCGTTGCAGCATTAAACGGCATTAATCGTCTACTGGATTAA
- a CDS encoding acyl-CoA desaturase yields the protein MKKPPILWTNVLFFSLSFLAAITLVPWYGFEYGYTTSHWVAFVACMFYAGLSITAGYHRLWAHKAYDAHPVIQVIFALGGAFALQNSILHWSSDHRVHHGQVDDPVKDPYAATRGFWYSHIGWMLRDYQGDTYGDYNNARDLQRNPIVMWQHKHYMKLVWLTNIGIPLVLGLLLGNVLGMLLLAGVLRLVLSQHFTFFINSLAHIWGSRPYTEKNTARDNGLLALFTYGEGYHNFHHIFASDYRNGIRWYHYDPTKWLIRTFAALGLASKLKRTPVERIEKAKAETLLNKTKVSLAKLPLAQDKLTLLQQEYDLLLKKLQNYCTVQKQVLEAKKEAVRAQCEHSALMQQYKELEQAWQNQKQAWIALNSRLLKTA from the coding sequence ATGAAAAAACCACCCATTTTATGGACCAATGTGCTGTTCTTTAGCTTATCGTTTTTAGCTGCGATCACTTTGGTGCCTTGGTATGGCTTTGAATATGGTTATACCACCAGCCACTGGGTAGCCTTTGTTGCCTGTATGTTTTACGCCGGTCTGTCGATCACTGCTGGATATCACCGCTTGTGGGCGCATAAAGCCTATGACGCCCATCCTGTAATTCAAGTTATTTTTGCGTTGGGTGGCGCATTCGCTTTACAAAACAGTATATTACATTGGAGTAGCGATCACCGTGTGCACCACGGTCAAGTCGACGACCCAGTAAAAGATCCATACGCCGCAACACGAGGGTTCTGGTATAGCCATATCGGCTGGATGCTAAGAGATTATCAAGGCGATACGTACGGTGATTATAACAACGCCAGAGACTTACAACGTAACCCTATCGTGATGTGGCAACACAAACACTATATGAAGTTAGTATGGCTTACTAACATTGGTATCCCTTTAGTGCTTGGGCTATTGTTAGGTAATGTACTTGGCATGCTGCTATTGGCCGGCGTGCTTAGACTCGTATTGAGTCAACACTTTACTTTCTTTATCAATTCATTGGCGCACATTTGGGGCAGTCGCCCTTATACCGAAAAAAATACTGCGAGAGACAACGGCCTGTTGGCCCTATTCACTTACGGTGAAGGCTATCATAACTTCCATCATATTTTCGCGAGCGACTACCGTAATGGCATTCGCTGGTATCATTATGACCCAACTAAATGGCTGATCCGCACTTTTGCAGCGCTTGGCCTTGCTAGTAAGCTAAAACGCACTCCGGTTGAACGCATTGAAAAAGCCAAGGCGGAGACCTTGTTGAATAAGACTAAAGTCAGTCTCGCAAAATTGCCTTTGGCGCAAGATAAGCTTACATTGTTACAACAAGAGTATGATTTACTTCTTAAAAAGCTTCAAAACTACTGTACTGTGCAAAAGCAGGTACTCGAAGCCAAAAAGGAAGCCGTACGTGCACAATGCGAACATTCCGCACTGATGCAACAATATAAAGAGTTAGAACAAGCTTGGCAAAACCAAAAACAAGCTTGGATTGCACTAAATTCGAGGCTACTGAAAACGGCATAA
- the fabR gene encoding HTH-type transcriptional repressor FabR, with protein sequence MAGVRAQQKQKTRQALIEAAFNQLSAEHSFSNLSLREVAREAGIAPTSFYRHFKDMNELGLTMVDEAGLTLRQLMRQARRRIAKGGSVINTSVHTFMEFIEQSSNQFRLLLRERSGTSPAFRAAVAREIKHFILELAHYLETETGVDAHHAHMQAEAMVTLVFSSGAEALDQDPPQRAELTERLKWQLRYIAKGASGYAKHPEPIKK encoded by the coding sequence ATGGCTGGTGTACGCGCCCAACAAAAACAGAAGACCCGTCAAGCGCTTATCGAAGCGGCATTTAATCAACTAAGTGCAGAGCATAGTTTCTCGAATTTAAGTTTGCGCGAGGTAGCGAGAGAGGCGGGTATTGCACCCACTTCCTTTTATCGTCACTTCAAAGATATGAACGAGCTCGGGCTGACTATGGTAGATGAAGCGGGCTTAACCTTGCGACAATTAATGCGTCAAGCAAGGCGTCGCATCGCTAAAGGTGGCAGCGTGATCAATACTTCTGTGCACACCTTTATGGAGTTTATTGAACAGTCGAGCAACCAGTTTCGTTTGTTACTACGAGAGCGATCAGGCACTTCCCCTGCGTTTCGTGCCGCGGTTGCCAGAGAAATAAAGCATTTTATCTTAGAGCTTGCTCATTACCTTGAAACAGAAACGGGAGTCGACGCTCATCATGCTCACATGCAAGCCGAAGCGATGGTAACCTTAGTGTTTAGTTCAGGTGCGGAGGCTTTGGACCAAGATCCTCCCCAACGTGCTGAACTGACCGAGCGTTTGAAATGGCAGTTACGATATATCGCAAAAGGTGCCTCTGGTTATGCAAAACACCCAGAGCCAATAAAAAAGTAG